AGAAAAACCACACTGAcatgtggttttctttttttctgccaaCTCCACAGATATTTTGGTTTGTTAATTTTGGGTAGGTTTATCCTGCTCGTGTTCCTtgagatagatttatttttcccTCACCCCAAGGCCGTCTTGAATTCCTGTAGCTTTGTACGTGTTGCAAAGTAAACACGTTAACAGGCAGATTTAAATATGCTGTTTTTGGGGCTGCATGGGAGTTAGGAAAGGTGGAGACATTTTCATGCGACTTGGCCACCCATAGATGGGATACAATTCAACTACTTCAGCATGTGAAAGATAAATCTGCTTAAAGCTGGTTGTTACTTGAGTTCAGGTGACTAGTTGCAGCTAGTTCTAGactggaaaataaaaagaagcacTGTAGATGACGTGTTGCTGTGAAATAACAGACCTTCCCATCTGTCTAGAGAAAAAGGAATTTATAGATTTTCGCTTTACTACaaccaataaaataaaagtcattTATTCACTTTCCTGGAGGAGACACATCCACTCGACCTGTTCAGGCCAGTCTGCGCAGCCACATTATTGACATTTCATTTGCATGGAAGCTTTGACCTTTGCAGCACAATCTGGTCAGGATGTTCCACTGTTTAAGCGGGACCCAATACAATGCATGAGCTCTATGTGATTTCTTTATTTGTAAAGTCCAGGTTTACTGATCTGTTGTTTCCAAAAGAAGAAACCATTGTTACAAAACTCCACCCATACCGAGAGTCAATCGTGTGTCAAAATTCATCTTTAAAGACTCAAAAGCACATAAGAGACACAgtctgaataaaaaaatacaaagactgCTACTTCTGCTCCTTGCCCCAAAGCAGATCAAGTGGCAAAATCCTGTTGGTTTGTCTCAACACTGGATGATGGATAATTGGTCGAGCCCCATCAGAAATCAGTCTTTAATGATCCAGtatttaaaaagctgttttgGGTCAGTTTATGCTTGGATGGTGCTCTTTGCGCTGAAAGCCAAGTAGTAGACCAGGATACCAATGAGGGCAGCAACCACTTCAGTAGACACCCATGGGCCATTCCATGCACCCTGTAGTGAGCAGGGGGGGGAAAGGAAACAGGTTTAAGGACAAGAGTAAATAAGGCAAATgagggacagccaatcagaagaaagttggcttaaaTAGTAGTTTTATGGTTTTAAATGGAGAGAGTTTCAGAGTGAACGGCCTGTGGGGCTGCACAAGTGCCAATAAGAGGCAGataaggtttatttttaaatgagaatcACACAAAGCTAAAGGTGGAACTGGAGTTTCATGTTTACATGAGTTTGTTGTTTTGAATGAATGCAGAGATTCCAACCATAAATCAGACACTGGCCCCTTGGATGCATCCGCACAGGAAACAGCAAAGAGACCGCAGCAAGTCAGTGACATTTGGTAACGTCAAGCAACGAGGGGCAAAAAAATGCTGGCAACATGAAATTGGTGGACCCCTGAGTCAAACTTTTTGCAACTCTAAAGAGAGCAATTTAAGCCACTGCTAATGAGAGCGTAACATCCTGTTGATTGTATGACGGTATGATGCATGAGTGGGAGGTAAATAAAGTTAGAGGGTTACCTGCACACTATCATGTCAAATTTCTGGTAATCATGTGTACTTAAGTCCAAAGTTCACTTGCCATTTGCTCTTCTTTAAGCTTCACTAATTCTTAAGGAAACAATATGACTACTCTGCAAAATAGAGGCCTGTAAGAGTGTGCAGTCAGGCGATAATCTCTCTGGGTTTATTCATTCACTGGAGACCTTTCAAACATGCCAGGAAGTTACGTGATACTTGATGTAGGCTCACTAAAGCTGATACAATTTAAGGGCGTTTACTGGCTTTTAATTTACAAGATAGCAGGATCATGACTCAAGTGATGTGTTCAGTCTGAGATCCTAGAAGAAACTCACCCTGTGGTCAATGTTGACAGAGAAGAGAGGGTGAATGGCATTTACGTCTTCATTGTTTCTCTGGGCCTGGAGCAAATGAGATTAACAGATTTAATTGAAATTAAAGCATATTTGATTATAAAGACGACTCATTTCAAAACAAGTGGAGCTCAAGCAAAGGAAACCGTAAGCTGATCAACAACACATAATACACTAACCTTGCGCAGGGCACTGTAGGACTCCTCATCGAAGAATTTGACCTGATATGTTCCAGAGGTTGCCTGTTTGTGAGGAAGACTCCAGGACACCTGATGGAAGAAAGTACACATTTAATAATAGCtgattatttacttttttttgtttctttaagatACTTTTAGTTTAAAAATGTGTCTAAATGTAAAGCCTCGAGTCTGTACTAAAAGGCAAACGTGTATTTTAATGGCCTGCTGATGAAAGGGTTAGGGATAAATGTAAACTACTGTCTAAGCAAGTCATAAGGTACAAGTATCCTAATGACCCCGGTAGTCCTTATTTGAAAAAGACACTCACCTATAGTAAATCaacaatatttcttttttttttataagctCTACATGAGATTGTTCATCTGTGAAGGGTCAATAAACCTCGGGGCAGCCACCTAATCAAAGACATCCTGTGACTATTAATTCAATAGAAATTACTTTTGACAAAggaatttaatatatttttattgcactggtgtgtgtgtgtattagtgTGTTGGTTCACTTAATTTCTATAATTTGCTGtccactttttcctttttattgcaATTTACTGAAATTACTGCTACAAGAAGTCATGAAGTCATGACCAAACTGGCAGGAAAATCCAGTTAAAGGGCAGCATGTTTTGATATCAATATGTATGTACGAATCCATCCAGCATAGTGAAAATGTATAACAAGAGGAAGTACTTTGATATTTTCTCCCACCTTTGCTTATAAGCTTTAAGGGTGGTCTCAATTAAGAGCTGATCAGTATAGGCTAATACCAGCCAACTGACTGCTGTGAGTCTATCAGTAAATGAGATTACATTTACATATATCTGTAACTAATATTTATTA
This region of Maylandia zebra isolate NMK-2024a linkage group LG20, Mzebra_GT3a, whole genome shotgun sequence genomic DNA includes:
- the ssr4 gene encoding translocon-associated protein subunit delta → MIRIAAFFALLVVACSGESCTDPVITPSAYTTSDAVISSESVFIVELSLTCANGAQSVTLYADVNGRQFPVTRGQDVGKYQVSWSLPHKQATSGTYQVKFFDEESYSALRKAQRNNEDVNAIHPLFSVNIDHRGAWNGPWVSTEVVAALIGILVYYLAFSAKSTIQA